One segment of Nostoc piscinale CENA21 DNA contains the following:
- a CDS encoding cytochrome b/b6 domain-containing protein encodes MAASKAGKRSKPPAGPKQELAAKIFHGLNIISLIVMIGSGLQIYNANPVFGGRGAWTFPRTFLLGGWLGGGRNWHFAAMWLFALNLLVYGVYIFWTRRWEKRFVSQGDLQVLQKGQNPKRKNYAWHRLIYTGIVPVLILAIISGLAMYKPAQLPWLSGLFGNWQTLRVIHFITVPIVIIFVIGHFLLSQKVGGYRLIKSMFT; translated from the coding sequence ATGGCTGCTTCTAAAGCTGGTAAACGTAGCAAACCTCCGGCAGGGCCGAAACAAGAGTTGGCGGCTAAAATCTTTCATGGTCTCAACATCATCAGTTTAATCGTGATGATTGGCAGTGGCTTGCAAATTTATAATGCTAACCCTGTGTTTGGTGGACGAGGTGCATGGACATTTCCCCGGACATTCTTACTCGGAGGATGGTTAGGCGGGGGACGCAATTGGCACTTTGCAGCGATGTGGTTGTTTGCGCTGAATTTATTAGTCTATGGCGTTTATATATTTTGGACGCGACGTTGGGAAAAGCGGTTTGTATCTCAAGGTGACTTGCAAGTTTTACAAAAAGGGCAGAACCCTAAACGCAAAAACTATGCTTGGCATCGGTTAATTTATACCGGGATTGTACCAGTATTAATTCTGGCAATTATCTCCGGTTTGGCAATGTACAAACCCGCCCAACTGCCTTGGTTATCTGGATTATTTGGCAATTGGCAGACCTTAAGAGTAATTCACTTTATTACCGTACCCATAGTTATCATCTTTGTCATTGGTCATTTTCTGCTATCCCAAAAAGTTGGGGGCTATCGTCTGATTAAATCAATGTTTACTTAA
- a CDS encoding molybdopterin-dependent oxidoreductase produces MEEFKVPRHLLTRRRLLQLSGVSSMGLLLSSCGTGLLSESVGKLTEPLNLKVGELLLKPQTPVPEFPISAIEPNALLVNSFNGTPQIDTDKFRLIIDGEVNQPMQLSMADIQKLPFTSMVIRHVCVEGWAAIVQWGGVRLSDLIKLAQPKSQVRYAYFESADTYYESWDIASTLHPQTLLAYQKNGQSLSPENGAPLRLASPIKLGYKQSKWVTRVTLTSTLSSRKGYWIDEGYEWFGGI; encoded by the coding sequence ATGGAAGAATTCAAAGTACCGCGTCATCTATTGACGCGCCGCCGCTTGTTGCAACTATCGGGAGTGTCCAGTATGGGTTTACTCCTCAGTAGTTGTGGTACAGGTTTACTCTCAGAGTCAGTGGGTAAATTGACAGAACCACTGAACCTGAAAGTCGGGGAATTATTACTCAAACCCCAAACACCAGTTCCAGAATTTCCCATCAGTGCGATTGAACCAAATGCACTGTTAGTCAATAGCTTTAATGGTACTCCTCAAATTGACACCGATAAATTTCGCCTAATTATTGATGGCGAAGTCAATCAGCCAATGCAATTAAGCATGGCTGATATCCAAAAATTGCCCTTTACCTCAATGGTAATTCGTCATGTGTGCGTTGAAGGTTGGGCGGCGATCGTCCAGTGGGGTGGCGTGCGTTTGAGTGATTTGATCAAACTAGCCCAACCAAAATCTCAAGTGCGTTACGCCTACTTTGAATCTGCTGATACATACTACGAAAGCTGGGACATAGCGTCCACATTACACCCTCAAACCTTGCTGGCTTACCAAAAAAATGGTCAATCATTATCACCAGAAAACGGTGCGCCATTACGTCTAGCCTCTCCCATCAAACTCGGTTACAAACAATCTAAATGGGTAACTCGCGTCACGTTAACTAGTACTCTCAGCAGCAGAAAAGGATATTGGATTGATGAAGGTTATGAATGGTTTGGGGGAATATAG
- a CDS encoding DUF928 domain-containing protein — translation MPKYNTALTTVGNPTLYFLIPQNTAAYLELVIQNEDDNGQIIYQQKYQTNTKAGIVGINLPPNTLVMNQKYLWNFSIICNPQNPALSKVVQGNIQRFENPSLMKKLAQATLQERVQLYAEAGIWHDALDTLARLRASRPNDFKVKADWEALLTAPGVEFDKQLAQKALIFAKEAPKQLLNN, via the coding sequence ATTCCCAAGTACAATACAGCATTAACAACCGTCGGCAATCCCACCTTATATTTCTTGATTCCGCAAAATACTGCGGCTTATCTTGAACTAGTGATTCAAAATGAAGATGACAATGGACAAATAATTTACCAGCAAAAATATCAAACAAATACTAAAGCAGGAATAGTGGGAATTAATTTACCACCAAATACTTTAGTTATGAACCAAAAGTATCTATGGAATTTCTCAATTATCTGTAATCCCCAGAATCCTGCTTTGAGCAAAGTTGTCCAAGGTAATATACAACGTTTTGAAAACCCATCACTGATGAAAAAACTAGCACAAGCTACTTTGCAAGAGCGTGTGCAACTCTATGCAGAAGCTGGAATTTGGCATGATGCTCTTGATACTTTAGCAAGATTGAGAGCCTCAAGGCCAAATGATTTCAAAGTCAAAGCTGATTGGGAAGCATTATTAACAGCACCAGGAGTAGAGTTTGATAAACAACTAGCACAGAAAGCTTTAATTTTCGCAAAAGAAGCCCCAAAACAGTTGTTAAATAATTGA
- a CDS encoding DUF928 domain-containing protein: MISLKLQKIGITIFATTVGMTGILSVNTAVAREKIIFLPPVLGSPRRLIPAGTRAYEPPLNENANIDIQPLPAPIVVPNSRVRGNGGNINQDIQPDTGGDAMKVEGGNGGNINQDIQTLPAPIVAPRDRIRGNPVERTIPPVQNTNPAPVPVTGQCLQGKIPFTALIPESQLGLTTVSNPSLFFYVPQTSAPELELVVQNETEQEVYTQKYKPNNKAGIISIRLPVNTLAVNKQYKWTFSVICNPTDKSQNKVVAGVVQRVLPDLQLVKKLQQANRQERAVLYAAAGIWHDALATVAQRRYLFPNNPEIASDWQELLTTPGIRLNQKIVQQPLISPPEALQPNNKHNF; encoded by the coding sequence ATGATCTCCCTCAAACTACAAAAAATCGGGATAACAATCTTCGCCACTACGGTTGGTATGACGGGCATTTTATCAGTAAATACCGCAGTCGCAAGAGAAAAAATTATCTTTCTTCCTCCGGTTCTTGGTAGTCCACGGAGATTGATACCAGCAGGAACAAGGGCTTATGAACCTCCATTGAACGAGAATGCAAATATAGACATCCAACCACTGCCAGCACCAATAGTAGTGCCTAATAGTCGTGTTAGAGGTAATGGCGGTAACATAAACCAAGATATCCAACCTGATACTGGTGGCGATGCGATGAAGGTTGAAGGCGGTAACGGCGGTAACATAAACCAAGATATCCAAACACTGCCAGCACCAATAGTAGCGCCTCGCGATCGCATTAGAGGTAATCCTGTCGAAAGGACAATTCCGCCAGTGCAGAACACTAACCCAGCACCTGTACCAGTTACAGGCCAGTGTTTGCAAGGTAAAATACCTTTTACAGCCTTAATTCCCGAATCTCAATTAGGATTAACCACAGTTTCCAATCCAAGCTTGTTTTTCTATGTTCCCCAAACTTCTGCACCAGAGTTAGAGTTAGTTGTTCAAAATGAAACTGAACAAGAGGTTTACACACAGAAATATAAACCAAATAACAAAGCTGGCATAATTAGCATACGACTGCCTGTTAATACTTTAGCAGTTAACAAACAATACAAATGGACATTTTCTGTAATATGTAATCCTACAGATAAATCTCAAAATAAAGTTGTAGCTGGCGTAGTGCAACGTGTCCTACCAGATTTGCAACTAGTAAAAAAATTACAACAAGCAAACCGACAAGAACGTGCTGTTTTGTATGCAGCAGCAGGTATTTGGCATGATGCCTTGGCAACTGTGGCACAAAGACGTTATTTATTTCCAAATAATCCAGAAATAGCATCTGATTGGCAAGAATTGTTAACTACACCAGGTATCCGCTTAAATCAAAAAATCGTCCAGCAGCCTTTAATTTCTCCGCCAGAAGCATTACAACCCAACAACAAGCATAACTTTTAA